From a region of the Qipengyuania spongiae genome:
- a CDS encoding DUF1467 family protein: MQWTSVLAIYFLFWVTCAFFLLPFGVKTHDELGVEKVRGQADSAPANFRPRVVVLRATILAAILTALFVANFVYGWIGVEMFDISRLFRD, translated from the coding sequence ATGCAGTGGACTTCCGTCCTTGCGATCTATTTCCTGTTCTGGGTCACCTGCGCCTTCTTCCTGCTGCCTTTCGGTGTGAAAACGCATGACGAACTCGGCGTGGAAAAGGTCCGTGGGCAGGCGGACAGTGCCCCCGCCAATTTCCGGCCGCGTGTCGTGGTCCTGAGAGCCACGATTCTGGCAGCGATCCTGACCGCACTCTTCGTGGCGAACTTCGTCTACGGTTGGATCGGCGTCGAGATGTTCGACATCAGTCGTCTGTTCCGTGACTGA